The Biomphalaria glabrata chromosome 1, xgBioGlab47.1, whole genome shotgun sequence sequence ttgtatttgaagattatggttcagtgttttatgtattattgctactttacttttgagccttctgtcctgaaggctttctaaatttagtgattttactaaagttgtTACTCTAGTGTGATGAACTGGCCGAAGGATTGCATTAATAATTTGATGAATTCACATGAAATGAccatcacacttgccggggattatatgatcaaacttgacaattcaatgaaatgaagaaagaaacatctctctgtattttcttcaaacttctttaataacttcttcaactttcacatcaaattaacttcttaattcaataacaacttgacacttcataaataaaacttaaagatacataaaacttcacttagtaaaacttcaacttcaactactaaaactttacttaatggacccgctaatatcacaaaacttattactaatcaagaactgagcgaggaccccgactaactgactttccccttatttatactttctttgatcgtacattccagaatcatggaaccttctcagataattattttagtaactttgaccttctagaagctgacgtgtgctattttttcccttaacctctttctttgattggatacctaaaattaacttgtttacgctggacacttgcactggtttgaactcgagcttctagaaactggtcgaaataggtcacagacttgACTCGTGacactagtcaaatgtgaatattcgtttgttatgaatcgcactgctctattttgtgtctgttctagtttcttaatgttttcttgagttgaggggtcccaaacagaggatgcatattctattattggcctaaccaaggttaaataacattttagttttatgttcttatttgatttatagaaatttcttttaataaatcctaatgctttgtttgatttttttgtagtttcatcaatatgtggattccatgacagtttttcatttattataacacctaggtattttgcgtttttagtctgtgttactggtttgccatgaataagataagtggaattaatttgttttagttttttgttactcttaacaactgacatttttctgggtggaaagacatgctccaatttgattcccatttctgtaattcatctaattctctttgtaaaatatctgtgtcttgtgttgtttttattgttctatatattatgcaataatattagatgtcatgattagatcaacaatctaaatctagatcaatagagatgatatctagaccagatctggatctatgtctatataatgaatataatctactctagatctgggctcaaaagtgttaccgatgccgtggatccgctagatccaaactttcgtaggcctaccttcatacttgatctattctatactaagactaagaatctagtctagatctagactagatggtagtagatgttatcgatctagatctagtcaatctaaattctaaatcatactattattactataaatagtttgtagggtaatgtagagaatcataacgtaatgactagctagactcgagctagatctattcctgtataacaagttatctagattctagatctagaatccagatctagatctagactagatatctacaatgtcactcaatgtgtttttaatCGATAGCTcttcgattttttttctatacaaatgaatacgagaATCAGGAATGcaccaacataattaatttctactcgtgaacttacacaaaaacaaaagtcacgttggtgaatcagctaactgacggtaccaacccgccactccctcactctcgcgttcttcatttctagacatctaattgctattaagtaccaatcaacgtatagatctgggcacattgtgttcaccccaccttttctgtttcgcccctctccccacaggtgggcttagcgtgacctccgtgaccgcttgtaagctagtctagagaggagaaaaaaaaaagcatacgaaatgcgtaacgcgacgggttaaatgcgtatttgcgtactggcggtcatttttgggagattttgcgtaacgaatacgcattttgcgtaacggtaggcaggtctgaggGAGAGTAACCCTTGAGGGATTACGAggacgacatggcctaaattgtgccgatgtgccaaaaaaaaaaaatcaaaactcaaaactctaTAATCACACCCCATTGAACTGTCTCAATGGTTTTCAGTGCTGTGCTCTCTATAGTTTTGTGAGTCTACAATGGGAGTTGAAATGagagtaaattaaaaaataatcaatttctTACTAATTTCCTAGATATGAATGAATAAGTTTTATTACTTGTAaagggaaaaaacaaaaagtaatgaaGAAGGGGAAGTGAGAACGAAGACTACTAGAAACAATTCTAGTTTTgatcatgtcttttttttttatgtttgcctCGACGCTATATTAAGATTACGGTTTCTGGGAAAAATGATGGAActagcaatagaaaaaaaaaatttaaataacaaagcttatctaagggaaagaacttataattactgccatttattcgaaaatggcagggtttagcgcctttctgctatataaaataaaattatttaattagtactaattgatcaactcatttgttaatttttgattgattcttgtattgtcatcGGCTATGAATAATtctgtaaaatttcaacttgatccgagaaagggaagtgggagaaaaaacatttcaaaacgtagtaaggggattaaatccaaatatacatccacatctctcattaagtagcatttattccctttatttcggtatcaaacaaaaaaaaaaattaatcaccaatacttaattaattattattttgattgattcgtgccTTGTCCGCTTCACTGAATAGttggatccgagaatgggaaataggAGAACAAACATGTTCAGACTTTCTACTAGACAGACCGACAGATAGAGcgagttgatatcagctttgtacaaaaaaaaatcacctgCGCTAATATAAAAAGTTTCTCTTATCTTGAATGACTGTATggatattattatttgttggcACTACCCAAATATTGTCTTTAGTAAGTCGTGTCATTTCAAACTCAAGATTGTCCTAACCTAGTGACAATGAATTGGTTGTCACACATCACCGACTACGTGGGCATACATCCGATGGGTGATATTTACATTGCCTCAGTTGACACTCAGTGCTAAGTGTAACACGGATATCACTTTACTTATTGCTGCCTCTACCAcagatcacacacacacacacacacacacacagcacaaAGACAGTGACACGCTCATGATAACTAAGCTAGTTTGAGTCTAGTATCCTAAATTTGGATTTTATGTGCCCAGCGGCTTCGTTAACAAGATAAGATACAAGATAAGAGAAACTTTTTATATTAGcgcaagtgatttttttttaacaaagcttatattttattataaagacgCCAATACGATGTAACCTGTAATTGTCAACATGTACTGTTTCTAAGTACCTGAATCGATTGGTCTCACCTGGATACAGAAGCTGGTCAAAACTAAATGTATTATGCTGTAATAGACACACACGGATGTAGCCAACCAACGCTCAGTATTCTACCAATGTTATAGTTCCTTAGTGGGACTGTATCAAACTAAACCCATTAGAAACAATGCTTTTTGGCATGATTTCTTTCTTGCTGTTCTTTGTATCTGTACAGatattttttgtctatatttttcaaagtattttatgcTGTGAACAACGTACAACGCAGGACGACAGTGTATGGCAGCGGGTAGGGTGTAGATCCTGGACCATTGAGACAACCGAACGACCATGCAGCCATCGACATATGGCATATGATCGTGTCTTGagacatatttttattattatcgtactatgtatttttaaatatcagttCTTGAGAGTTTTATTGCGTTATGGTAGGAACGGGAAGGGCGAGTTGAAGTATGTCTGGTACCTTCATTGTGTATTGTAAGAAAATTGTCGTGAAGTTTACGATTCATTTCTTATCCACATGCACACCTGGCACTggccatatttttttaaattgctaaaCGAAATAATAGCTAAGGGAGTAATGCTTGCTTGTTGGAGTTTGACTGTTGTAATGCTTGCTAGTTGGAGTTTGACTGTTGTAATGCTTGCCAGTTGGAGTTTGACTGTTGTAATGTTTGCTAGTTGGAGTTTGACTGTTGTAATGCTTGCCAGTTGGAGTTTGACTGTTGTAATGCTTGCTAGTTGGAGTTTGACTGTTGTAATGTTTGCTAGTTCGCGTTTGACTGTTGTAATGCTTGCCAGTTGGAGTTTGACTGTTGTAATGCTTGCCAGTTGGAGTTTGACTTTTGTAATGCTTGCCAGTTGGAGTTTGACTGTTGTAATGCTTGCCAGTTGGAGTTTGACTGTTGTAATGCTTGCCAGTTGGAGTTTGACTATTGCAATGTTTGCTAGTTGGAGTTTGACTGTTGTAATGTTTGCTAGTTGGAGTTTGACTGTTGTAATGCTTGCTAGTTGGAGTTTGAATGTTGCAATGCTTGCTAGTTGAGTTTGACTGTTGTAATGCTTGCCAGTTGGAGTTTGACTGTTGTAATGTTTGCTAGTTGGAGTTTGACTGTTGTAATGTTTGCTAGTTGGAGTTTGACTGTTGTAATGCTTGCTAGTTGgagtatattattttttttaatcttataacGGGAAAACTGAAGCGGCTTTGTCCTCCACGAGTACTTTCCAGTAGTTTATTATTATGCCTGCACTCCCAACTTTCAGGCCCAAAACTAGTTTCTCCGAAGTCAATGCCGCTttttgtcatgtgaccagcttAGTTCACCAGGCGTCTATTGTAGATAATTTCATGCTTCATAAACTTCCACCACACATTTCTTTTGTGTTGTATCTAGTGCAGCAGACATAAATTCAAATCATAATTCTATATAATACTGGCGACACTCGTTCTTTGACATTGGTGCAAATAGTCACAGTATAACCGTCATATCATGATATTGAAATTTGGTAGCTACAATACAACTACAAAAGGTGAACTATGAAAAGGTGTTAGGATGTTGGCCTGGTAGCCAAGTGGTAAAaagcttggtttccgaacctagGGGTGTTGAGCTCGAGTCCTAGTGTAGACTTGGATTTCGAACCTCGATTTCGTTGTTGAACACACTCTGGTGACAAAATATgccacttttttcttttaaatagggGTATTATTATGAGACTGAGACCATCCTGGCGGCACTTGCCATCAATCTTCACCGTTTGTTTGATTCGTACTGCCCACAAAGCCAACTCACGTATACACACACTTGCCACAATGATTAGAATCCTGCAAACATAGATGTagtagagttgttgttttttttataagcttatattacaactcactctgtctggctgGCTCAAAGTTTGtcatgttatttctccgacacccaatctcggatcaatctgaaattttgcacaataattccttttacctgacaacacaagaatcaattttaaaaataaccaattagttaattaactattggtaactaattttgttttagtatcttaaacaagagaaagaatttGTATTttactgaagtggtggtataagctgcaTTAGTCCCCTATGtagtctgaggcttagtgaacaccaacatgaaatagaaacaatagataacttaatcttccatgttcatagactcatCGACAGTAGAGGGGTTACTGCGTcagcttgagaagcctgagaaggctttagcctactagttcgaattcaggtcgttttttagcggcccccgaaaagtgaaaagacgctattagttttgtgtggaatgtccgtcccgtctcgtaaactagaaaagatagtgaaaatccgacatcataatactttagaccattcaaagttctgatgcaacggctactttttatttcttttctaaaagcgaaaaatctaatcttttaaatcacttatggaagcagttttttcttaaaaatacatcacttttacaactattcactattaatataaagagaaaaaatctatttagtattattataaGTTAAACATAATTTAAGACAAATactaataagtagtttttcatattatcgcgtgaactgcagtgcttTACTATGGCTTTataacacttaactaaaggatttttttttttatggaaatatttttttcttgaggatttgaataagagattgaccctttacaaaacaattagatcaattagatattcattataagacattaattaggtcaggtttacatctaactacacattcactttcacctatcctttggtctgctggacctctggggcaccacacaagatatgtcaacctactttctccattcttctctgtcatttttctttctgaaaatattgaaacctgcctttttacctgcctgggcggattacttcgggggccgattttgagtttgtgtttccacacaaactgtctttgtaaccttgtttttccgttctttctcctcccccccccccaacccatttctaatcacacaggtttgttattgtttgtctagaactctagatttattacaaatttaattgattGATCCAAACTTAATATACactttgctgttgttgtttttttttaagtttttttttttttttttttgtattttgcttggttttattattttattttacatcttCACTTTACCTGCCTGACTTTAATTGTTCAAACTCGTGTTTTGGCactagtatttctttaaatcagCTTTTCAATTGAATAGACTGCAATCGAACAAAAGAAATGAACGTAGTAGTGTACACATGTTGGGGGATTTGTTTGAATGCACAGAGCTCTATGAAAGGTAGGTTACATGCAAGCTCGCTCCCAAAAAATTGTTCTTTCAGATGGACTTTTTCCTAACATTAAGCGTGAGGTTATGGTGCATTTGGCTTGGCGTCTATTCAAAAGTCCATGGCCACATGGCTCTCCCGTTGAGAATAATTCTCTATTCTATGCCATGACAGCACAGTGTAGTGTTTTATGACACAGCTGTCCCCACAATGCTAGAAACTTTGAGATTACTAGATTTACATGTGGGCTATTAGATTGTAAATACGCTTCAAGCCcctctcactttttttttattgccattCAGCACAGAACTCTACGTGTATCTAAACGAAACTCCCATATTTACCTTCACAGACAAAGAGTGTGTTAATTATATGCACTGGTATTTAAAACAGAAAGCCTGCATGGGGGGTAGGTAGTTTTACGATGGGTGTTGGTACCTTTGGGACGTTGACTCTATACACTACTGGTTGACGATGTTGACTCAACATATTCAAAGGTTGATAAAAGCTGTCGTTTCTAActacattaatttataaatgcAAGAAAGAAAATGTCAGTATGTACTCGAACTACTGTTTAGTATTTCTTCAAGCTGATCCAGTTTTGGACCAATAATAAAAGTATTTGTAGTACTCCGCTATTATGTTTATATTGTTTGTGTCATTAAAATCTTTAATTACCTTTTTGTGTTCGTGTTCTTGATGTGTTCAACAGAAGTGTAATTTTTAACTTCCCCTGTCCGAACTTTGTCCGTCTGTCATGTTAATatcttgaagaaaaaaaaaaaggtctttttGTTCGTTCTGCTCGAAATAGGTGCAACGCGATTTATGATCCTGTAAACATGCCCTTTGACCTGCAATGGTCACCAAACGACGGAGCCGCCCACAAGTTTTTGTGCAACACTCCCATCGTCTGCGTCACTGTGTTTTCTGTTTTCTCTCTTGGGACAGTCAACTAaatcagaaataaaaggaaatcGTGCATCGAGagtgttgcattttttttttgttgaagttaaaaaaaaatttgttttttttctctacgtTCCTACTATAACTTGATTCCATTCACAAAGAGTGCGTCACTAAGTATCAGGAAAGCGAATGTCAAACAGTCATGTGTCAATGATTTTGATGAAACACGCAGCGTCTCTGAATCTTCGCTGTCTGGTGGGGGGTGGGATCGATTTGAAGCAAGTCTGAAGCGTGCCATTAATAATTTAGAATCTACTCTGAATAACAGCATATAGAGAAACCGATACCCAATACTCTGgatatgtgttgttgtttttctaacTGTATGTGTATTGTTGTTCTTCTTTGtgttgctgcttttttttttactgtatgtGTGCTGTTGTTTAACTTTATGTGTGCTGTTGTTTCtcttctttgtgtttttttaatgtatgtgttgtttttcttgtttctcttattgttgttgttgtttttttaattgtacaaTGTGTGTTGTTGTTCTTTGACTGTGCTGTTATTACAACTGTGTGTATTGTTGCTTTGTTTCAGTTGCATTAAATGATCACTTTATAAGACGTGGTTAGAAATCCTATGCAGACAAGTCTTGTCTTTTTGACTTGCACTTTGCTACCCTCCATCTcccacttttgttttctttatccATGGATCAGAATTTTGTGTTCCTATATCTAGAGTTACATTTACACTGCCACTAACTAGCAAATAGAGCTAtgatttgttgttttgtctACAAACGTGTGAATGTTTTCaggttaaatgtttgtttgttttttaaatatttatttttaaatgctaatcttgaaatgacattaaaaaaaaagagctcccTGTTGTAaaatttcataaatttaatgATCTGCCTTGCAAATTGAACTAACCGATGGCGTCTAAGAATCCAGGTATAGATGCTGATCGTTTCTTctctttatatttaatatttcaatagTGTGACCATAACTAATGGAAGGGGAATTCATTGTTGTCAGCATACACCAGTAATGTCCTTTTAAGCTTTGGTCTTTCTTTTTAATGAGAAAAGGGGAGGGATGTTTTATACAGACATTTTGTTTACCTTCCCTAGATCATAGTTCCATTATAGAAGTTgtgaaaatacaaaagcaaaaaaaatatatatatataaaatatcagAACTAttggtcagatgatgtaaatctcatctgtttctatggctgaggCTATCATGTGatcagcacaatgatcaactgccttactttccccaaatagtATTGTGTGGAAAACAAAGGAGACTTTAATAAACTTGGAGGCCTTTCAACTTTTAGATTACTTTATAAAGTGACTCGGATCTGATGTTTTCAAGGAGAAAGGCAATATCTGCTAAAgttatagattttattttttaatataatttgatACAAAGATAAGACCCAAACGGTCACATGAAGGTTGTATTGACACAACAGGTTCCCACAAAGTTGCTGTGCAATGACTGAAAACACAATTTTCggtgtacattttattttattaatatgtataagtacaGATTTTAATACATAAGTAAAACTTAGCAATCTACAGTAAATGTGGAAAATGTCACCCGAAgagttattttattattggtaaagAAAGGGAGATtacaaatacaacaaaaaaacttacctAAAGGTTCTTTACTgcacagttgttttttttggacacatgtttttcaaataaaataatgctttaaaaattctGAGTTTTAATAGTGTTGCCATTGTGATTAGAGGTTAACATAattgacattattttgtttgtgaatcTTTTCTcagaattttttaaactttttgttgtttctttcacAGATGCAGCAAATACTTTATCAAAATTATAAGGAGGAGAAAGGTTCATTTAAAACAACTCTGAAAAATAAGGAAGTACAAAAAGCAGTCTCTCTCCACCCTGTCAAAGACCCTGATTACCAGTATCGTATTTACAACTATCTTCGTTCTGTAAAGATCATGACAGAACATCAAAGGGAAGTTCAGTTACACAGAGATATGGCCTCTATGACTGAACTTATTCAAGATGGACGGCTACCTTCGGAACCTGGTCTGAGTCAGCCTCCTAATCTAAGAAAATTTCGTCCACTCAGTGGGAAAGAAGTCATTCCTTGGGATTTTGTGGCTAGATCCATTTACTCTCAGTTTAATAATAATCCACGTAGAGGTATTGATGAATCTGTGAAAGGTGCTCTAGATGAATTGGTGAATCAAGTGATTatgaaagtaaataaaaatgcaCATCTTCGGGGACGAACTattgattttaaagaaatacagtACGGGTACTACCGGTTAGATCCCATGAATGGTCCGGATTATGTTCTTGACCTTTTGCTCACATACAGAAAATACAGAGGGCGTAAGATGTCAATGAATGTCCGAAGACATGCATATCTGCAGCAGGCCTTTTTACCTGTTGAAATGAGAGAGGAACCTGGCTACGTGGAACAAAACTCTTCAGGTGTTGGGGCCAAAGTCAAATCTTGGCTCAAAATTTTTGCTGGAAATTCTGAGACTTCTCAGATTGTGAACAAAAGAACAGaatttattgacattattatGCCTCTCATGGGtcgttttaaaatatttcagagATTCatgaataattttgaaaaagtagTTCTTCTACCAAAAGAGAATGCGAGGCTTGTGTTAGTGTTATATAAATCTAAAGATGAGCCAGAGGCTCTCAGGTTCACTCTGGATTTAGTCCAGTATTATCAAGACAAATATGGCAAAGACTATATTGAGGTTGTTCAAACTGACAATGAATTCTCACGAGGGCCAGGTTTACAGCTTGGAGCTGGTCGTTGTAGTGAAGACGCGTTAGTTTTCTTTATTGATGTGGATATTATTTTTTCAGCGTCTTCTCTTGAACGAGTTCGTTTGAACACCAAAAGAGGTACTCAAGTTTATTTCCCTATAGTTTTTAGCCAGTATGACCCAGAGCCTGTGTGCTTCACTGGGTCTCCTCATTGTGATTGTGCTAATTCTGAATGTGTCTTGAAAGCAGAGGATATTAGTGATGCTGCTGGTTACTGGAGGCAATTTGGCTTTGGCATTGCTGCTATGTATCTCAGTGACTACTATAATGCAGGAGGTTTTGACCTCAGCATTCGTGGTTGGGGTAAAGAAGATGTTGATTTGTATACCAAATTTATTGAAAACTTTTATTACATATTTCGAGCTGTTGACCCAGGAATGACCCATATTTTCCACACTATAAAATGTAGTGAGACGCTGGAAAGTGCCCAAATGGTCATGTGTGTTAACTCAAAGGCTCAAAGCTATGCATCAACTTCACTGTTAGCTAATCAAATATACAGTAATCCTGAGATTCTACGGAGGCTTGAAACATATTCAATGAATCATGAATTATAGCACTTCTTTTACAGCTTTTGTGTTGGTTGTGTTACCAGAGTTCAGTTATccttcaagaaaacattaattaaaaatggtctatacattttaatataatacTTTTTGTGTTTAAATCCCTGGTGGCCATTGCTGTCTTAGTAACAGTTTGATCATTTcagatacacattttaaaatgattattattgtttttgtaacGCATAGTCTTATTTCATAGAATTTATTTATGTAAACTATTTTGAAACAGCAGACATTGAGTGTGTAATAatatctaattattaataatagtaTCAAATATATCTTGAAATGTAAAACTGACGTAAAATTGAGgtagaaaataagaaaatacattAGTGAAAAtaactgaaataaaaacttttaagtAGTGCCTGTATATAAtctgttttttaaaatagatttttttttagttttattcatACAATACTTTTCATGGCTTATTGAATTTTATTGTTAAATTCTGTGGAAGTTAACTCCTGCATGTCTTTGTCTTGCTATTCAAGTCCAACTCATAATTCCcaaccattatttttttttatcatctctAACAGTAAAgttatggcttttttttttaatggtttgtTCTGTAAATTcttctttgaaatatttgtgATAATTTTGTAATAATATGCACTTATCCCTTGGACAACtagtaaatctattttaaatcaAGATTTATTACTTAAGAaaattgtttgtgtgtgtagatATTTACTTACATCTCATTTTATCCTTGTGTTTCTAACTCCAATTTTTAAGTCCatattaaaagatatttttaaaaaacattaattttggTTAAATATATAACTGATGCTGCAAGTATCAAGGAGATACACATTTAGGTTTTGATCTCAGCAGTTTAATGGAGTAGAATATTTGTGAAAGTTATCTCTTGCATAAATGCATTTGGTATATAAGAACAGTTAGGTGACTAAGGCGCCAATCATTTCTTGTTGCTGAATGGTCTTAATTAAAAGTCAAGATAAACAATAATTGCTAATCAATAGCATGTGTTGTATATCAACTAGAATATAATAATGAAACATTCCACCTATCTTGCTATTACATTTGTCTTcaattgttcttttgttttaatttctaagatattatatatatattttaaaaacaacatctaCATTGTAACATTGCTGTGTCATTTTGTTTCAATCTGTTAATTTTGTGTTGTATTCAGCTAAGCTCAAATATGTGACAGTGCTTCCTataattataaatgttttatgtttctttGTGATCTTATTTTATTACATAGCTTGATATTTGCATTCGTTTCAGACTTATTTTTTCTCAAAGGTTGTATGGTACTAAAACATGATTTGTGCATACATAAGATATTTATGTAGTTATCAAACCTGGCTGTCCTTGGGATAAGTGTACAATTTTAATGGGCCCTTTTAAGGTTATAAGCATAATGAAATTATGAGAAACTAGTGTGCACTACTTCAAGTCTTTGCTAAATTAAAATGCTCTTAGAAGTCTTGCATACATTACTTTTGCTGAAATGATAGCCTTTGCCAAGGGCTACACAATTTGATCAAACTGTATAAGCTACAATGTAGCAGCTTCATATCAATTACATGAAATATGTCTAGGATATATCCTAATTTTTCATGTTGTTATAGAATTAACacttttgttacttttatttaatcTGTAAACCCATGACAATGCCTTAAaagtataaatttaaaatgtgtatttgtcAAGTGGATTTCGATCTATTGTTTGTTGACATGTTGATACTTTGTGGGAAAAAGTTAATcattttattgttaatattaatataaataaagagTTGTTATGATCTATGAACaaatttttcatatattttgtcaATTGCTATTATTTAGAATGGTTGAATGCTTTTGttcaagtgttgttgttttgtgttttttcacttcaaatttaatGAGAAAATAGCTATTGAACACAAGATCTCTTGAATCCTTtcaattttgataattttttttgctaatgttctttaaatataattttgacaattttaattatcttgTCTAGAAAATTACAAATTGTCCTTCCAATCCTATTCATtaagatgttccttcaaaagaggAATAGAAGCCCAATGCATTCATATCTTTTGATGTTTAAACTGAACTTAAGTTTTTCTTGCTGATGATTTTAAGTCATTTCCTTAAATGTTTAAA is a genomic window containing:
- the LOC106073757 gene encoding chondroitin sulfate synthase 1-like, producing the protein MPNKNQSNGVAVRQHSSPRKFSPSGIKGCTSTILIGLLGFLCGILLVNWCKVGVFSRCGTQGSCCKEIRIGSATAETLEEPVEMSESLAEKDKDNFIFVGIMTAKKFIDNRGLASHRTWASNINGKVMFFSSEGSTSSYGVPVVALTGVDDHYPPQKKSFMMLKYMYDHFLDKYEWFMRADDDVFIKGDRLDEFLRGINSSQALFIGQAGTGKADELGKLALSADENFCMGGPGMIFSRETLRRMAPHISYCLRNLYTTHEDVEIGRCVRKFAEIQCTWSYEMQQILYQNYKEEKGSFKTTLKNKEVQKAVSLHPVKDPDYQYRIYNYLRSVKIMTEHQREVQLHRDMASMTELIQDGRLPSEPGLSQPPNLRKFRPLSGKEVIPWDFVARSIYSQFNNNPRRGIDESVKGALDELVNQVIMKVNKNAHLRGRTIDFKEIQYGYYRLDPMNGPDYVLDLLLTYRKYRGRKMSMNVRRHAYLQQAFLPVEMREEPGYVEQNSSGVGAKVKSWLKIFAGNSETSQIVNKRTEFIDIIMPLMGRFKIFQRFMNNFEKVVLLPKENARLVLVLYKSKDEPEALRFTLDLVQYYQDKYGKDYIEVVQTDNEFSRGPGLQLGAGRCSEDALVFFIDVDIIFSASSLERVRLNTKRGTQVYFPIVFSQYDPEPVCFTGSPHCDCANSECVLKAEDISDAAGYWRQFGFGIAAMYLSDYYNAGGFDLSIRGWGKEDVDLYTKFIENFYYIFRAVDPGMTHIFHTIKCSETLESAQMVMCVNSKAQSYASTSLLANQIYSNPEILRRLETYSMNHEL